Proteins co-encoded in one Bacillus sp. FSL H8-0547 genomic window:
- a CDS encoding thiazole synthase — translation MLKIAGKAFKSRLLLGTGKYPSFDIQKKAAEVSEAEILTFAVRRMNVFEPSQPDLLEKLDLTAYTLLPNTAGAKTAGEAVRIAKLAKASGLCDMIKVEVIGCQKTLLPDPVETLKASEELVKEGFIVLPYTSDDVVLARRLEETGVHAIMPGASPIGSGQGIINPLNLTFIIEQTDLPVIVDAGIGSAADAAKAMELGADGVLLNTAVSGAADPVKMAKAMKFAVEAGRLSYEAGRIPVKSYAVASSPEEGMITT, via the coding sequence ATGTTAAAAATTGCAGGGAAAGCGTTTAAATCACGGCTCTTGCTTGGAACAGGGAAATATCCGTCTTTTGACATTCAAAAGAAAGCGGCAGAAGTGTCAGAAGCGGAGATCCTGACGTTTGCTGTCCGCAGGATGAATGTATTCGAGCCGTCTCAGCCAGACTTGCTTGAGAAGCTTGATTTGACCGCATATACACTGCTTCCCAATACGGCAGGCGCCAAAACGGCCGGGGAAGCCGTCCGGATTGCAAAGCTCGCTAAAGCTTCAGGTCTGTGTGATATGATAAAAGTAGAAGTGATTGGGTGTCAGAAAACACTCCTGCCGGATCCGGTGGAAACGCTTAAAGCAAGCGAAGAACTCGTAAAAGAAGGATTTATCGTTCTTCCTTATACTTCTGATGACGTTGTACTTGCCAGAAGACTTGAAGAGACAGGCGTCCACGCCATCATGCCCGGGGCATCCCCAATTGGATCAGGGCAGGGAATCATCAATCCACTCAATCTCACATTTATTATCGAACAGACTGACTTGCCGGTTATTGTGGATGCAGGAATCGGATCTGCCGCTGATGCAGCGAAAGCGATGGAACTTGGTGCTGACGGCGTGCTGCTGAACACGGCTGTCTCCGGAGCAGCAGATCCCGTGAAAATGGCCAAAGCCATGAAGTTTGCGGTCGAAGCGGGACGGCTGAGTTATGAAGCAGGCCGTATCCCTGTTAAATCCTATGCTGTTGCAAGCAGTCCTGAAGAAGGAATGATCACAACGTAA
- the thiS gene encoding sulfur carrier protein ThiS: protein MKIKLNGSTAELDSHIKTVEDLLAFYQLSHKTVMIEHNETILDKECYHRAILSDGDVLEMVHFVGGG, encoded by the coding sequence ATGAAAATCAAATTGAACGGCAGCACAGCTGAACTGGATTCGCACATAAAGACAGTTGAAGATCTTCTGGCATTTTATCAGCTGAGCCATAAAACGGTCATGATTGAACATAATGAAACAATCCTTGATAAGGAATGCTATCATCGCGCAATTTTAAGTGACGGTGATGTTCTTGAAATGGTTCATTTTGTAGGAGGAGGATGA
- the thiO gene encoding glycine oxidase ThiO, producing MRTFYDAGIVGGGVIGLMSAYFLSKAGMKVAVFEKGKIGCGASSAAAGMLGAHTETERADVFFRFAEESAALYPRLAAELLEETGIDIQLVYNGMLKLAMTAEEAASLRDRAGKEPDVEWLSRDSVLKKESNLTEDLQGGLFIAKDGQVSPSALCRSLARAVQINGGTILEGAAAGRIQRAEPSHYEVSAAGEIHYCEVLVITGGTWSGQLFKELGISAPVHPVKGECLSIMPDGFRLASTVFHDSCYLVPKSDGSIIIGATMDEGNWKAEPTIQGMASLMEKAVSIMPCIKKGVFQKAWAGLRPGIQDEKPYIFKHEGMKNLYAATGHYRNGILLAPKTGEMVRDLFLNRPVKEEYEREFGLNRRTEVKS from the coding sequence TTGAGGACATTTTATGATGCTGGAATTGTCGGGGGAGGAGTCATCGGCCTGATGTCTGCCTATTTTCTGTCAAAGGCAGGTATGAAAGTAGCTGTATTTGAAAAAGGGAAGATCGGCTGCGGGGCATCATCCGCTGCAGCAGGCATGCTTGGGGCTCATACAGAAACGGAAAGGGCAGATGTCTTTTTCCGTTTTGCCGAAGAGAGCGCGGCTCTTTATCCTAGGCTTGCAGCCGAATTACTTGAGGAAACAGGCATAGATATTCAGCTTGTTTACAATGGGATGCTGAAACTTGCCATGACGGCTGAGGAAGCTGCTTCCCTTAGGGATAGAGCAGGGAAAGAACCGGATGTTGAGTGGCTCTCAAGGGATTCTGTCCTAAAGAAAGAAAGCAACCTGACAGAGGATCTTCAAGGCGGCCTGTTCATTGCAAAAGACGGCCAGGTCTCCCCTTCCGCTCTTTGCCGGTCTCTGGCAAGGGCGGTACAAATAAACGGAGGAACCATCCTTGAAGGAGCTGCAGCGGGACGTATACAGCGGGCAGAGCCTTCTCACTATGAAGTTTCAGCTGCAGGAGAGATTCATTATTGTGAAGTACTTGTGATTACGGGCGGGACATGGAGCGGCCAGCTGTTTAAGGAATTAGGCATCTCAGCTCCTGTTCATCCTGTTAAAGGCGAATGTCTTTCCATCATGCCGGATGGGTTCCGTTTAGCGTCAACGGTCTTTCATGACAGCTGCTATCTTGTCCCAAAATCTGACGGGAGCATCATCATCGGCGCGACGATGGATGAGGGGAATTGGAAGGCAGAGCCTACAATTCAGGGGATGGCTTCCTTAATGGAGAAAGCTGTTTCCATTATGCCGTGCATAAAAAAGGGTGTTTTCCAAAAAGCATGGGCAGGACTGAGACCGGGAATACAGGATGAAAAACCTTATATTTTTAAGCATGAAGGAATGAAAAATCTTTATGCGGCAACAGGACATTACCGGAACGGCATTCTGCTGGCTCCGAAAACAGGCGAAATGGTAAGGGATTTGTTTTTGAATCGCCCGGTCAAGGAAGAGTATGAAAGAGAGTTTGGATTAAACCGGCGGACAGAGGTGAAATCATGA
- a CDS encoding thiamine phosphate synthase — protein MKLHFVTDGRHSSEILVSIITDVHKFADAIHIREKDKSAEDLVELVELLARSGVPKSKLIMNGRVDAAVRSGLAKVQLPSHGLPVKFVKEHYPYLGAGCSVHSAKEAIEREKEGADWLIAGHIFQTNSKNGLEPRGISFLQTVCESVSIPVYAIGGITPGVLPELKKLRIAGAAAMSYVFSADKPVEAAKELARKLKGGTAVEDIL, from the coding sequence GTGAAGCTTCATTTTGTAACGGATGGAAGGCATTCTTCAGAAATATTGGTTTCCATCATCACAGACGTACATAAATTTGCGGATGCCATCCACATAAGAGAGAAAGACAAGTCAGCAGAAGACCTGGTGGAGCTGGTTGAGCTTCTTGCGCGCAGCGGGGTTCCAAAATCAAAACTGATCATGAACGGCAGGGTGGATGCAGCGGTGAGGTCGGGACTGGCAAAAGTCCAGCTTCCGTCACATGGGCTGCCTGTGAAGTTTGTTAAAGAGCACTACCCTTACCTCGGGGCGGGATGTTCAGTTCATTCAGCAAAAGAGGCAATCGAGAGGGAGAAAGAAGGAGCAGACTGGTTGATTGCCGGACATATTTTTCAGACAAATTCAAAAAACGGTCTTGAGCCAAGAGGAATTTCTTTTCTTCAAACAGTCTGCGAATCTGTATCCATCCCTGTCTATGCAATTGGAGGAATCACTCCTGGTGTGCTGCCGGAACTGAAAAAGCTGAGAATCGCAGGAGCAGCAGCCATGTCTTATGTGTTTTCAGCAGACAAACCCGTGGAGGCGGCAAAAGAGCTTGCACGAAAGCTGAAAGGAGGAACGGCGGTTGAGGACATTTTATGA
- the tenA gene encoding thiaminase II, whose protein sequence is MLFSKECREYANEWWEGSFHHPFVKGIGDGTLSKEKFKFYVMQDSYYLTHFAKVQAFAGAMAPDLHTTFRMSVHSQGTYEAELSLHQQFSKMLGITEKERAEFKPAPTAYAYTSHMYRAVATGNLGEIIAALLPCYWLYYEVGERLKDCEPDDAVYEKWIETYHGDWFKELVLEQVNRFDELAEKASAHERMMMKEHFLISSMYEYRFWDMAENLEAWGRADSLQLQK, encoded by the coding sequence ATGCTATTTTCAAAAGAATGCAGGGAGTACGCAAACGAGTGGTGGGAAGGGAGCTTTCACCATCCTTTCGTAAAAGGAATCGGTGACGGGACGCTGTCGAAAGAAAAGTTCAAATTTTATGTGATGCAGGATTCGTATTACTTGACCCACTTTGCCAAAGTGCAGGCGTTTGCCGGTGCAATGGCCCCGGATCTGCATACGACGTTCAGAATGTCCGTTCATTCTCAGGGAACTTATGAAGCAGAGCTTTCCCTTCATCAGCAGTTTTCAAAAATGCTCGGAATTACGGAAAAAGAACGCGCGGAATTTAAGCCTGCGCCGACAGCATATGCTTATACGTCTCATATGTACCGCGCAGTCGCGACCGGAAATCTCGGTGAAATCATAGCTGCGCTGCTGCCATGCTACTGGCTTTATTACGAAGTGGGAGAGCGTCTGAAGGATTGTGAGCCTGATGATGCCGTCTATGAAAAATGGATTGAGACCTATCATGGCGACTGGTTTAAAGAGCTTGTCCTTGAACAGGTGAACCGTTTTGATGAACTGGCCGAAAAAGCAAGCGCGCATGAGCGCATGATGATGAAAGAACACTTCCTGATCAGCTCCATGTATGAATACCGCTTCTGGGATATGGCTGAAAACCTCGAAGCGTGGGGCCGTGCAGACTCGCTGCAGCTTCAAAAGTGA
- a CDS encoding monovalent cation:proton antiporter family protein has product MHGASFSSLVIVLLAAFITPLILHRFKIKVMPVVVAEIIMGIVIGKSGFDLVQQDMWLETLSMLGFIFLMFLSGLEIDFTAFIGGRKKEVLPSGKEAPNTFLVSFLVFVGIFILSLLLSYLFVLIGFIENAFLMTLIISTISLGVVVPTLKDAGIMKSNIGQIILLVAVIADLVTMILLAVFASIYGGENTNMWLMLILFGAGVALYFIGKTFQSRSFIETLSKGTIQIGTRAVFTLIIVLVALSETIGAENILGAFLAGVLVSLLSPNKEMVQKMDSFGYGFLIPIFFVMVGVDLDIWSLFKEPKILMLIPLLFIALLISKVVPIYLLKRWYDTKTTLAAGFLLTSTLSLVIAAATIGERVNVIDSQMSGALILTAVLTSIFTPIGFKKLFPEKLGSKKRLKVAFIGANQMTLPVTRELNPNLYETIIYHTHVDKNEQQIAESLFQIEEVEDYSIETLQEKGVFESDILIAATGDEDANAEIALMAKELEVDRVIASIASPLLDEQLKAKNIDVFSVLLSTKTLLRALIEAPGIMKILTHSESALYQIKMNNRRYDGMVLRSFPFTGDVIFVRIFRENESIVPHGDTELKRGDLLILTGSSEYIDELRQELEFHKN; this is encoded by the coding sequence TTGCACGGAGCTTCTTTTTCATCACTTGTTATTGTCCTGCTCGCAGCTTTTATCACTCCGCTCATACTGCACCGCTTCAAAATAAAAGTGATGCCGGTCGTCGTAGCAGAAATAATTATGGGTATTGTGATCGGCAAAAGCGGGTTTGACCTTGTTCAGCAAGATATGTGGCTCGAAACGCTGTCTATGCTCGGATTTATTTTTCTCATGTTTCTGAGCGGTCTTGAAATTGATTTCACAGCATTTATCGGGGGCAGGAAAAAAGAGGTGCTGCCATCCGGAAAAGAGGCGCCGAATACGTTCCTTGTCTCTTTTCTTGTTTTTGTCGGCATTTTTATTCTTTCCCTGCTGCTCTCTTATCTGTTTGTTCTGATCGGATTTATTGAAAATGCGTTCCTGATGACGCTGATCATCTCGACCATCTCACTCGGGGTGGTCGTGCCGACGCTTAAGGATGCAGGTATCATGAAGTCGAACATCGGACAGATTATTCTTCTTGTCGCCGTCATTGCCGATTTGGTGACGATGATTCTGCTTGCTGTATTTGCGTCTATTTATGGCGGGGAAAATACGAATATGTGGCTGATGCTCATTTTGTTCGGAGCTGGTGTTGCCCTTTATTTTATCGGCAAAACCTTTCAGAGCAGATCGTTTATCGAGACGCTTTCTAAAGGCACGATTCAAATTGGGACAAGAGCTGTTTTTACGCTGATTATTGTGCTTGTTGCGCTTTCAGAAACGATCGGTGCAGAAAACATTCTCGGCGCCTTTTTAGCAGGCGTGCTCGTATCTCTTCTTTCCCCGAACAAGGAAATGGTTCAGAAAATGGATTCGTTCGGGTACGGCTTTCTGATTCCGATATTCTTTGTCATGGTTGGAGTGGACCTTGATATTTGGTCGCTGTTTAAAGAACCTAAAATTCTTATGCTGATTCCGCTGTTGTTTATCGCACTGCTGATATCAAAAGTTGTTCCGATTTATCTTTTAAAAAGATGGTACGATACGAAAACGACGCTTGCTGCTGGATTTTTGCTTACATCCACATTGTCGCTTGTTATCGCCGCAGCGACGATTGGAGAACGGGTGAATGTCATTGACTCGCAGATGTCCGGGGCGCTCATTCTGACGGCCGTTCTGACAAGCATCTTTACGCCGATTGGATTTAAAAAGCTTTTCCCTGAAAAGCTCGGTTCCAAGAAAAGACTGAAGGTTGCGTTCATAGGGGCCAACCAAATGACGCTGCCTGTTACAAGAGAACTGAATCCGAATCTGTATGAAACAATCATCTATCATACGCATGTTGATAAAAACGAACAGCAGATTGCCGAATCTCTTTTTCAAATCGAAGAGGTTGAAGATTATTCGATTGAGACGCTTCAGGAAAAAGGGGTATTTGAATCGGATATTCTGATTGCAGCAACAGGCGATGAGGATGCGAATGCGGAAATAGCCCTGATGGCAAAAGAGCTTGAAGTCGACAGGGTCATTGCAAGTATTGCTTCGCCCCTGCTTGATGAGCAGCTGAAAGCAAAGAACATTGATGTGTTCTCTGTTCTGCTCTCGACCAAAACGCTGCTCAGAGCCCTGATCGAAGCGCCGGGCATCATGAAAATCCTGACGCACAGCGAATCTGCCCTTTATCAGATCAAAATGAACAACAGACGTTACGACGGCATGGTCCTCAGGAGCTTCCCGTTCACGGGAGACGTCATTTTTGTCCGGATTTTCCGGGAGAATGAGTCCATTGTTCCTCACGGCGATACGGAGCTGAAACGGGGAGATCTTCTGATTTTGACGGGATCATCCGAGTATATCGATGAACTGAGGCAGGAGCTCGAGTTTCACAAAAATTAA
- the mgtE gene encoding magnesium transporter, producing MSEEKEKVVIETEALVTALENEDFDGFRSLFLEQHPYDQAKMFVKLEQEERSRVYQYLSPEEMAALFENIEDEEYNYEMYLSEMDPRFASQMLEHMYADDAVDVLNELNKDQVASYLTIMDDEAAKEIRELLHYEEFTAGSIMTTEFIAIQANQTVKSAMHILKHEAPDAETIYYLYVIDEDKHLAGVISLRDLIVSDDDVMIGEIMSERVFSVSVGEDQEEVARKMRDYNFLALPVVDFQNHLLGIITVDDIVDVIDEEASDDYSKLAGVSDVDSIDRGPLSAAKKRLPWLVILLFLGMLTANLIGQFEETLDKVAILAVFIPLIAGMAGNTGTQALAVAVRRIAMGDEEGGNFKIIAREAGTGLINGAVCGVLVTGVVYFWKQDLYLGLLVGVSILATLTVATIAGAFVPLIMHRLKVDPAVASGPFITTINDIISILIYFGMATMFMQYLI from the coding sequence ATGTCAGAAGAAAAAGAAAAAGTTGTCATTGAGACAGAAGCGCTCGTGACAGCATTAGAGAATGAAGACTTTGACGGTTTTCGCTCGCTGTTTTTGGAGCAGCATCCATATGACCAGGCAAAAATGTTCGTAAAGCTCGAACAGGAAGAGCGTTCAAGGGTCTATCAGTATTTGTCTCCTGAAGAGATGGCTGCCCTGTTTGAAAATATCGAAGATGAAGAATACAACTACGAAATGTATCTGTCAGAAATGGATCCAAGGTTTGCTTCGCAAATGCTTGAGCACATGTATGCGGATGATGCGGTAGATGTTCTGAATGAGCTCAACAAAGATCAGGTTGCAAGCTACCTGACCATTATGGACGATGAAGCAGCGAAGGAAATCCGCGAGCTCCTTCATTATGAAGAGTTTACAGCAGGAAGTATCATGACGACGGAATTTATCGCGATTCAGGCGAATCAAACCGTCAAATCGGCGATGCATATCCTTAAGCATGAGGCTCCTGATGCTGAAACCATCTATTATCTGTATGTCATTGATGAAGATAAGCACCTGGCGGGAGTTATCTCTCTCAGAGATTTAATCGTGAGTGACGACGATGTGATGATTGGCGAAATCATGAGTGAGCGTGTGTTTTCCGTCAGTGTTGGGGAAGACCAGGAAGAAGTTGCCCGGAAAATGCGGGATTACAACTTTCTTGCGCTGCCAGTTGTTGATTTTCAAAATCACCTTCTTGGAATTATTACGGTTGATGATATCGTGGACGTTATTGATGAAGAAGCATCTGATGACTATTCCAAGCTCGCAGGGGTTTCGGATGTGGACTCTATTGACAGAGGTCCTCTTTCCGCTGCTAAAAAAAGACTGCCATGGCTCGTGATTCTTTTATTTCTCGGGATGCTGACGGCCAATCTGATCGGGCAGTTTGAAGAGACCCTTGATAAGGTAGCAATTCTTGCTGTCTTCATTCCATTAATTGCCGGAATGGCCGGAAATACAGGCACGCAGGCACTGGCAGTTGCCGTCCGCCGAATTGCCATGGGGGATGAAGAAGGCGGAAACTTCAAAATCATTGCCCGTGAAGCGGGAACCGGCTTAATTAATGGTGCTGTCTGCGGAGTTCTTGTAACGGGCGTCGTGTACTTCTGGAAACAGGATCTGTATCTTGGTCTGCTTGTCGGTGTATCCATTCTTGCCACGCTGACTGTCGCGACAATTGCCGGAGCGTTTGTGCCTCTTATCATGCACAGGCTGAAGGTCGACCCGGCCGTTGCATCCGGCCCGTTTATTACAACGATTAATGACATTATTTCCATCCTTATTTATTTCGGAATGGCCACAATGTTTATGCAGTACTTAATCTAA
- a CDS encoding FtsW/RodA/SpoVE family cell cycle protein, with product MNTDKSPQQQLDYTLIFIMFLMALTSAVAISSAQPTLPEKLQNINFAFLQLRWYIIGIIAVIGTMIIDFDRFKQLSWYLYGFGMLLLIGLEILPPPIVEPIKGATSWYTLPGIGNFQPSELMKIFMIIVLSRIIADHREKYATNTVRDDLLLLGKVFAAAAPPILLLMRQPDTGMTMVFCAIIGSLILVSGVKWKIILGFVFSGAAVFAMGVGIYFAFPSFFNTYILDTNSYKLDRIYGWLNPYEYSNDIGFQLIKSLLAIGSGELYGKGYQQLEVYLPEGHTDFIFAIISEQFGFIGGSIVISLFFLLIYRMVHIALESNDPFGSFLCTGVIGMITFQVFQNVGMTVGLLPITGLPLPFISYGGSSLATYMIAIGIVLNVRSRTRKYMFD from the coding sequence ATGAACACAGATAAATCCCCACAGCAGCAATTAGATTACACGCTGATTTTTATTATGTTTTTAATGGCACTGACCAGTGCCGTCGCCATAAGCAGTGCCCAGCCTACTTTACCCGAAAAATTGCAGAATATAAACTTTGCGTTTCTGCAGCTCAGATGGTACATCATCGGTATTATCGCCGTCATTGGAACGATGATTATCGACTTTGACCGCTTCAAGCAGCTCTCATGGTATTTATATGGATTCGGGATGCTTTTGCTCATCGGCCTTGAAATTCTTCCGCCGCCGATTGTAGAGCCGATCAAAGGCGCGACAAGCTGGTACACACTGCCCGGAATCGGAAACTTCCAGCCTTCTGAATTAATGAAGATCTTCATGATTATTGTGCTCAGCAGAATTATAGCAGATCACAGGGAGAAATACGCAACCAATACTGTGAGAGACGACTTGCTCCTATTAGGTAAAGTATTTGCAGCAGCCGCACCTCCCATACTCCTGCTGATGAGACAGCCGGATACAGGGATGACGATGGTTTTTTGCGCCATCATCGGATCACTGATCCTCGTTTCTGGCGTGAAATGGAAAATCATTCTCGGCTTCGTTTTTTCAGGTGCTGCCGTTTTTGCCATGGGAGTCGGCATCTATTTTGCCTTCCCGAGTTTTTTCAACACGTATATTCTTGATACGAACTCGTACAAGCTGGACCGGATTTACGGCTGGCTGAACCCTTATGAATACTCTAACGATATCGGATTTCAGCTGATTAAATCGCTCCTTGCCATCGGCTCCGGAGAATTATACGGCAAAGGCTATCAGCAGCTGGAAGTATACCTGCCTGAAGGACATACGGACTTCATCTTTGCGATTATCAGTGAACAGTTCGGCTTCATCGGTGGAAGTATTGTCATTTCCCTGTTTTTCCTTCTGATCTACCGGATGGTTCACATCGCACTTGAAAGCAACGACCCGTTCGGCAGCTTTCTTTGCACGGGCGTAATCGGCATGATCACATTCCAGGTTTTCCAGAATGTCGGCATGACCGTCGGCCTCCTGCCGATTACAGGACTTCCGCTCCCGTTCATCAGCTACGGAGGAAGCTCGCTTGCCACTTACATGATTGCCATTGGAATTGTGCTGAATGTCCGCTCAAGAACGAGAAAGTATATGTTTGATTAA
- the prpE gene encoding bis(5'-nucleosyl)-tetraphosphatase PrpE, with protein MKLDIIGDIHGCFDEFKSLTEKLGYDWAGGFPLHPDRKLAFVGDLADRGPKSLKVIATVVALIENNAAYYVPGNHCNKLYRYMLGNKVQVAHGLETTAAELESLEEEERKQIYASFMNLYEQAPLYQVVDGGALVIAHAGIRADYIGKTNKKVKEFVLYGDITGQTNPDGTPVRRDWAKLYRGKPFIVYGHTPVRKARFVGNTVNIDTGAVFGGMLTALRYPEKETVTVPSSMPYVETRFRELDGTE; from the coding sequence GTGAAGCTCGATATTATCGGAGATATACACGGATGTTTTGATGAGTTTAAAAGCTTGACGGAAAAGCTTGGGTACGACTGGGCCGGCGGATTTCCGCTCCACCCTGACCGGAAGCTTGCGTTTGTAGGTGATCTTGCTGACAGAGGACCAAAGTCGCTCAAGGTTATTGCAACCGTTGTGGCTTTAATAGAGAACAATGCAGCCTATTATGTGCCCGGCAATCACTGCAATAAACTGTACCGTTACATGCTCGGGAACAAAGTCCAGGTCGCCCACGGACTCGAAACTACCGCAGCAGAGCTTGAGTCCCTGGAAGAAGAAGAACGAAAACAGATCTATGCAAGCTTCATGAACCTGTACGAACAGGCTCCTCTCTATCAGGTGGTTGACGGTGGTGCACTGGTCATTGCCCACGCCGGGATCCGGGCAGATTACATAGGAAAAACGAACAAAAAGGTCAAAGAATTTGTTCTGTACGGAGATATTACGGGCCAAACGAATCCGGACGGCACCCCTGTCAGACGAGACTGGGCCAAGCTGTACCGCGGAAAACCCTTTATCGTGTACGGACATACGCCGGTGCGCAAAGCCAGATTCGTCGGGAACACAGTCAACATTGACACCGGAGCAGTATTTGGCGGAATGCTGACAGCCCTCAGGTACCCGGAAAAAGAGACGGTGACTGTGCCCTCTTCCATGCCTTACGTTGAAACACGTTTCAGGGAGCTGGACGGGACGGAGTGA
- a CDS encoding RluA family pseudouridine synthase: MPVDAFLLSWTIPSEDEGKTIKDYLKEKKISKRALTDIKFAGGSILLNGEHATVRAALSAGDDLKVTFPPEEPSAGIVPEKMDLDIVYEDEWCLVINKPPFVPTIPSREHPGGTLANGLLDYYRENGIAATIHAVNRLDKDTSGLMLVAKHRFAHSLFSSMQKQGSIKRTYAALVEGALTEESGIIDAPIGRKEESIIERTVREDGQDAVTQYQVMSSAEKYTLVTLRLETGRTHQIRVHMAYIGHPLCGDSLYGGSRDLIGRQALHSRVLSFFHPLLEKEMTFEAEIPADMQAVLKG; encoded by the coding sequence ATGCCTGTGGACGCGTTTTTATTATCATGGACGATTCCTTCTGAAGACGAAGGAAAAACCATCAAAGACTATCTGAAAGAGAAAAAAATTTCAAAGCGTGCCTTAACCGACATCAAGTTTGCAGGCGGAAGCATTCTGCTGAACGGGGAACATGCAACAGTCCGTGCAGCGCTCTCTGCCGGAGATGACCTGAAGGTGACGTTTCCGCCTGAAGAGCCAAGCGCAGGGATTGTTCCGGAAAAAATGGATTTGGATATTGTGTATGAAGATGAATGGTGCCTTGTGATCAACAAACCTCCGTTTGTACCCACAATCCCGTCCAGAGAACACCCGGGCGGAACCCTTGCAAACGGCCTGCTGGACTATTACCGGGAAAACGGAATCGCTGCAACCATTCATGCTGTGAACCGCCTGGATAAAGATACTTCGGGACTCATGCTTGTCGCGAAGCACCGTTTTGCCCATTCGCTCTTTTCTTCCATGCAAAAGCAGGGAAGCATTAAGCGGACATATGCCGCTTTAGTAGAAGGGGCTTTGACCGAGGAGAGCGGAATCATTGATGCACCAATCGGACGCAAAGAGGAAAGCATCATCGAACGGACTGTGCGGGAAGACGGACAGGATGCAGTCACGCAATATCAGGTGATGTCTTCTGCGGAAAAGTACACCCTTGTAACTCTCAGGCTCGAAACCGGCCGCACTCATCAGATCCGGGTTCATATGGCTTATATCGGGCACCCGCTTTGCGGAGACAGCCTTTACGGAGGAAGCAGGGACCTGATTGGGAGACAGGCACTGCACAGCAGAGTACTCTCCTTTTTTCACCCGCTTCTTGAGAAGGAAATGACGTTTGAAGCGGAGATTCCAGCAGATATGCAGGCAGTGCTGAAAGGCTGA
- a CDS encoding NAD kinase codes for MKFAVTSKGDTVSNTLMHKMKAYLMDFQLEYDEDKPDIVISVGGDGTLLYAFHRYRSRLDKTAFVGVHTGHLGFYADWVPDEIEKLVIAIAKTPYQVVEYPLLEVIIRHNDGGREARYLALNECTVKAIEGSLVMDVEIKGQLFETFRGDGLCMSTPSGSTAYNKALGGAILHPSIPAIQVAEMASINNRVFRTVGSPLVLPDHHTCLLKPVNDVDFQITIDHLTLLHKDVKSIQCRVANEKIRFARFRPFPFWKRVRDSFISE; via the coding sequence ATGAAATTTGCAGTAACATCTAAAGGTGACACGGTATCAAATACTTTGATGCATAAAATGAAAGCCTACTTGATGGACTTTCAGCTTGAGTATGACGAGGACAAGCCTGATATTGTGATTTCTGTAGGAGGAGACGGAACGCTCCTGTATGCGTTTCACAGATACCGAAGCAGACTTGATAAAACGGCTTTTGTAGGGGTGCATACGGGACATCTCGGGTTCTATGCAGACTGGGTCCCTGATGAAATTGAAAAGCTTGTGATCGCCATTGCCAAAACGCCTTATCAGGTAGTGGAATACCCGCTGCTTGAGGTCATCATCAGACATAATGACGGCGGACGCGAAGCAAGATACCTTGCTCTCAATGAATGCACCGTAAAGGCCATTGAAGGCTCTCTTGTTATGGATGTAGAAATCAAAGGCCAGCTTTTTGAAACGTTCAGAGGAGACGGGCTATGCATGTCAACGCCATCCGGCTCGACAGCCTATAATAAAGCCCTTGGAGGAGCCATTCTCCATCCCTCTATCCCTGCCATTCAAGTGGCTGAAATGGCTTCCATCAACAACAGAGTGTTCAGAACGGTAGGCTCGCCGCTTGTGCTGCCGGACCATCACACATGCCTGCTGAAACCGGTTAATGATGTGGATTTTCAAATTACAATCGATCACTTAACACTTCTCCACAAAGATGTAAAATCGATTCAGTGCAGGGTAGCCAATGAAAAAATCAGATTTGCGCGGTTCAGACCGTTTCCATTCTGGAAGCGTGTCCGCGATTCATTCATATCGGAGTGA